The following coding sequences lie in one Cyanobacterium sp. Dongsha4 genomic window:
- a CDS encoding MoxR family ATPase — protein MREKITILKENLARTIVGKDDAIKLVLVALLSGGHALLEDVPGVGKTLLAKSLAKSINGKFQRIQCTPDLLPSDVTGTNVWNPNSREFEFLAGPAFANVLLADEINRATPRTQSALLEVMEEKQITIDGVAKIVPTPFFVIATQNPVEYQGTFPLPEAQMDRFAISLSLGYPSFEEELQMLEKQLNPTLVEELEPCVSLQDVKDLQTEVFSVRVAPEIQKYIVNLINASRQDDDIALGVSPRGTIALQKASQALAFLEGRDYVIPDDIKFLAPSVLSHRLIPAGGRNAKVIVARLLNTVAIT, from the coding sequence ATGAGGGAAAAAATTACCATTCTCAAAGAAAATCTAGCCCGTACAATTGTGGGTAAGGATGATGCCATTAAATTAGTTTTAGTTGCCTTATTAAGTGGAGGTCATGCTTTACTAGAAGATGTACCCGGAGTGGGTAAAACCCTCTTAGCGAAATCTCTTGCAAAATCAATTAATGGTAAGTTTCAGCGTATCCAATGCACTCCTGATTTATTGCCTAGTGATGTAACAGGAACAAATGTTTGGAATCCCAACAGTCGAGAATTTGAGTTTTTAGCAGGTCCTGCTTTTGCGAATGTTTTACTAGCAGATGAAATTAATAGAGCTACTCCGAGAACTCAATCAGCATTGTTAGAAGTAATGGAAGAAAAACAAATCACCATTGACGGAGTTGCTAAGATTGTACCGACACCTTTTTTTGTCATTGCCACACAAAACCCAGTAGAATATCAAGGAACTTTTCCCTTACCAGAAGCACAAATGGACAGATTTGCTATTTCTTTGAGCCTCGGTTATCCTTCTTTTGAGGAAGAGTTGCAAATGTTAGAAAAGCAGTTAAATCCCACTTTAGTGGAAGAATTAGAACCCTGTGTGAGTTTACAAGACGTGAAAGATTTACAAACAGAGGTATTTTCAGTTAGGGTTGCTCCAGAGATTCAAAAGTATATCGTTAATTTAATCAATGCTTCTCGTCAGGATGATGATATTGCTTTGGGGGTAAGTCCTAGGGGAACAATTGCTCTACAAAAAGCATCTCAGGCTTTAGCTTTCTTGGAAGGGAGGGATTATGTTATTCCCGATGATATTAAATTTTTAGCACCTAGTGTATTATCTCATCGTTTGATTCCGGCCGGAGGTAGAAATGCCAAAGTGATTGTAGCTCGGTTACTCAATACAGTTGCAATAACTTAG